From Actinoplanes oblitus, a single genomic window includes:
- a CDS encoding TetR/AcrR family transcriptional regulator: MTPQLRADAARNREQLLATARGAMAEGDLALQLNDIARRAGVGVGTAYRHFPTRRALVEALADHCFTTLVEQARGASRHEDPWTAVELLLRALLLGQLTDPAFAEVIATGPDQDAVARTTTHREEFMASARAVLDRAQRAGCVRPDLSQDDLHRLVCGTAFALRIGADPTGRLELYLRVLLDGIHAGRPARS; encoded by the coding sequence GTGACTCCGCAGCTTCGCGCCGACGCCGCCCGCAATCGTGAACAACTGCTGGCGACAGCGCGCGGTGCGATGGCCGAGGGCGACCTGGCTCTGCAGCTCAACGACATCGCCCGGCGGGCGGGGGTGGGTGTCGGGACGGCCTACCGGCACTTCCCGACCCGTCGGGCGCTCGTCGAGGCACTCGCCGACCACTGCTTCACCACGCTGGTCGAGCAAGCTCGCGGCGCGAGTCGCCACGAGGACCCCTGGACCGCGGTCGAGCTCCTGCTGCGTGCTCTCCTGCTCGGACAGCTGACTGACCCCGCCTTCGCCGAGGTCATCGCGACCGGCCCGGATCAGGACGCCGTCGCCCGCACCACCACCCATCGCGAGGAGTTCATGGCGTCGGCTCGTGCTGTGCTCGACCGCGCCCAGCGGGCCGGCTGCGTGCGCCCCGACCTCTCTCAGGACGACCTGCACCGCCTGGTCTGCGGCACCGCGTTCGCCCTGCGCATCGGGGCGGATCCGACCGGCCGGCTCGAGCTCTACCTGCGCGTACTCCTCGACGGCATCCACGCCGGACGACCGGCCCGGTCGTGA
- a CDS encoding TetR/AcrR family transcriptional regulator: MRRPDRLTQAERRERTRQALLEASAVELSRYGYGQFNLARVASSAGFTRGALYHQFTDKNDLILAVIEWTRDTWLREVGALVTEERDPVAALLVLARGQAAFSRRDVARVLIALRMSFAGQDHPVGREVERTYALLIERCRDLVADGQGAGSITTDTPAEVLATALLGALEGLFIGLASRAFDEQTPPTPTPYLETLAVRTVAGVLGLKGT, translated from the coding sequence ATGAGGCGGCCCGACCGGCTCACCCAGGCCGAGCGCCGGGAGCGCACCCGCCAGGCTCTGCTGGAAGCCTCGGCCGTCGAGCTGTCCCGCTACGGGTACGGACAGTTCAACCTCGCACGGGTGGCCAGCTCCGCCGGCTTCACCCGCGGCGCCCTGTACCACCAGTTCACCGACAAGAACGACCTCATCCTCGCGGTGATCGAGTGGACTCGTGACACCTGGCTGCGGGAGGTCGGCGCCCTGGTCACCGAGGAGCGGGACCCGGTTGCGGCGCTTCTGGTGCTGGCCCGCGGCCAGGCCGCCTTCAGCCGCCGCGACGTGGCACGCGTGCTGATCGCCCTGCGGATGAGCTTCGCCGGCCAAGACCATCCGGTCGGGCGCGAGGTGGAACGGACGTACGCGTTGCTCATCGAGCGCTGCCGCGACCTCGTCGCGGACGGGCAGGGGGCGGGTTCGATCACCACCGACACGCCGGCCGAGGTACTCGCGACCGCCTTACTGGGCGCGCTCGAAGGACTTTTCATCGGACTGGCCAGCCGGGCGTTCGACGAGCAGACGCCGCCCACCCCGACGCCGTACCTCGAAACGCTGGCCGTCCGCACCGTCGCGGGGGTGCTCGGACTGAAAGGCACGTGA
- a CDS encoding molybdopterin-dependent oxidoreductase has protein sequence MRYWPRRAAGLPPGQRLLAEMPRFSDLPHLPPPAMPVEPRLEIRYEGELVAVLTSADLLALGPREFTADFHCVTTWSVTGLVWTGVPLRDVLASVGMSNAPAPYLVARAGDRRKAAFTWEDAVADNVLLATRLNGAVLDDRHGAPLRLVSPSQYGYKSVKHLIALDLRAEQPRVMSKEHLRARVALEERHPRLPSAVVRLPYRMMIAPTAYLAERALSHRRTRQRP, from the coding sequence ATGCGCTACTGGCCGCGGCGCGCCGCCGGGCTGCCGCCGGGGCAACGCCTCCTGGCGGAGATGCCCCGATTCAGCGATCTGCCCCACCTTCCTCCGCCCGCCATGCCGGTTGAGCCCCGACTGGAGATCAGGTACGAAGGCGAACTGGTCGCCGTTCTGACCTCCGCTGACCTGCTGGCGCTCGGACCGCGCGAATTTACGGCTGACTTCCACTGCGTCACGACGTGGTCGGTGACGGGGCTGGTGTGGACCGGCGTTCCACTGCGCGATGTTCTCGCCTCGGTGGGGATGTCAAACGCGCCCGCACCGTACCTGGTGGCCCGTGCCGGCGACCGTCGTAAGGCCGCCTTCACCTGGGAGGACGCCGTCGCCGACAACGTCCTCCTGGCGACCCGTCTCAACGGCGCCGTCCTCGACGACAGGCACGGTGCTCCGCTGCGGCTCGTGTCCCCCAGTCAGTACGGCTACAAGAGCGTCAAGCACCTCATCGCCCTGGATCTGCGCGCGGAACAGCCCCGGGTCATGTCGAAGGAGCACCTTCGCGCTCGCGTCGCCCTCGAGGAACGGCACCCGCGACTGCCGAGTGCGGTGGTGAGACTGCCGTACCGGATGATGATCGCCCCGACCGCGTACCTGGCCGAGCGAGCGCTGAGCCATCGTCGAACCCGTCAGCGGCCCTGA
- a CDS encoding universal stress protein, protein MVAAVDDDDNAAVVLSYAATRAREFGVPLRAVHVWGRAGERIPDADLLLTCLLYDCLPEAEASAAEREILHDDPVPALAALSREALLLVVSASSAAVTADRPLGDTAHGLAGRTACPLVVVAPRQRRR, encoded by the coding sequence GTGGTAGCCGCCGTCGACGACGACGACAACGCGGCCGTGGTGCTCAGCTACGCCGCGACCCGAGCCCGCGAGTTCGGCGTACCCCTGCGCGCCGTCCACGTCTGGGGCCGGGCCGGCGAACGGATCCCCGACGCGGACCTGTTGCTGACCTGCCTGCTGTACGACTGCCTCCCCGAGGCCGAGGCGTCGGCGGCCGAGCGGGAGATCCTGCACGACGACCCGGTGCCGGCCCTCGCCGCCCTGAGCCGAGAGGCGCTGTTGCTGGTGGTGTCGGCCTCCAGCGCCGCGGTCACGGCCGACCGGCCGCTCGGCGACACCGCTCACGGGCTGGCCGGGCGTACCGCGTGCCCGCTCGTCGTGGTCGCACCGCGACAACGTCGTCGTTGA
- a CDS encoding NADAR family protein, with translation MTIYFYGADEVPYGCFSNFSTHGFDLDECWWPTAEHYFQAQKFAGTRHADVVRRAPDPLRAAELGRDRSRPLRRDWVRVRDDVMRRAVLAKFRAHADIRAVLLGTGDAAIVEDTDTDHYWGRGRTGAGKNMLGRILMRTRAQLRAGAEVDDDARGRPGRRA, from the coding sequence GTGACGATCTACTTCTACGGCGCCGACGAGGTCCCGTACGGCTGCTTCTCCAACTTCTCCACCCACGGGTTCGACCTCGATGAGTGCTGGTGGCCCACCGCCGAGCACTATTTCCAGGCTCAGAAGTTCGCCGGTACCCGCCACGCCGACGTCGTCCGCCGGGCGCCCGATCCGCTGCGTGCCGCCGAGCTGGGCCGTGACCGGAGCCGGCCGCTGCGCCGGGACTGGGTACGGGTCAGGGACGACGTGATGCGCCGTGCGGTGCTGGCCAAATTCCGTGCCCACGCCGACATCCGTGCCGTTCTGCTGGGCACCGGCGATGCGGCGATCGTCGAGGACACCGACACCGACCACTACTGGGGCAGAGGACGGACCGGCGCCGGAAAGAACATGCTGGGCAGGATCCTGATGCGTACCCGCGCCCAACTTCGCGCCGGCGCGGAGGTCGACGACGATGCTCGGGGCCGCCCTGGACGGAGGGCCTGA
- a CDS encoding nucleotide exchange factor GrpE, which produces MDSETLVAEFGKDPNSVFVDIIRTSPEPIPAQLIKKRLVDAGMKKGDIDRHWKRIQRVIALHPQIGVANRKYEWLAERRSARSSLDLLAGRLDARQPRWLTTAWTRHVADALDRAVPAAGWAEHQFQQARLVAGLAVAVEKLQAAGAPFAEVIELLAEESRRKRLWRVGEPGDTVPFDPEAHEAEPEAPEPGTAVRVVRPGYVWRGSGKQLVAAKATVTL; this is translated from the coding sequence ATGGATTCGGAGACCCTCGTCGCGGAGTTCGGAAAAGATCCGAACTCCGTGTTTGTCGACATCATCCGGACGTCGCCCGAGCCGATTCCCGCTCAGCTAATCAAAAAACGGCTGGTCGACGCGGGCATGAAGAAAGGGGACATTGATCGCCACTGGAAACGGATCCAGCGCGTGATCGCCCTGCACCCGCAGATCGGTGTGGCGAACCGGAAATACGAGTGGCTCGCCGAGCGCCGGTCGGCGCGGAGTTCACTCGATCTGCTGGCCGGCCGCCTCGACGCGAGGCAGCCCCGGTGGCTGACCACCGCATGGACGCGGCACGTCGCGGACGCCCTGGATCGGGCCGTGCCCGCCGCCGGCTGGGCCGAACACCAGTTTCAGCAGGCCCGGCTGGTCGCCGGGCTGGCCGTGGCGGTCGAGAAGCTGCAGGCGGCCGGTGCTCCCTTCGCCGAAGTGATCGAGCTTCTCGCCGAGGAGTCCAGGCGGAAGCGGCTTTGGCGGGTGGGCGAGCCGGGCGATACCGTCCCGTTCGATCCGGAGGCGCACGAGGCCGAGCCGGAGGCACCCGAGCCCGGCACAGCGGTGCGGGTGGTTCGTCCGGGTTATGTCTGGCGCGGCAGCGGTAAGCAGCTGGTGGCGGCCAAAGCTACCGTAACCCTATAA
- a CDS encoding GmrSD restriction endonuclease domain-containing protein produces MAKRRNKSGKGEVKELVRARDQSVEAAFSNKWFLLDFYQREYVWEEQQVTRLVNDLSRKFLDQWREYHSLNDVKSYDPYFLGPYIVHSEGSKVYLVDGQQRVITLMLLLIYLQRQLTAMPSAKSKAAQFHTLIMNDRFGKKLFRVDADEYADCFDALLSGRNPHLDNAPEAIRRIWRAYLVIEAHFKEKLRSGALVLFAEWLLNRVSLVAMDAGDRTRAEEMYQSINDTGLRLSPMDLLKRFLLSDAEDPRAMEGTWTEMVTALEGVERGAAFAYLRTVLRARFPDVAQMPGPSLNDATFEWVRVHEDDIWRTREHGDRTRLVTDVLHRFHQPYGRLLTARSEFDPALPAVRYNAFNGIVEQFDLTIAALRPGDEDLLWERKAGLVANFLDLFYVTRTLYDEPVEQKDVDELVSAVMPRVRQSETPDELGRALGDHATGWPDRLDRIPELRYDTKRRFVHYVLARLTAWVEMGATNGKPDPTESFLKRREQDRDFEIEHLFTSKASEYAHKVPNEQLYKYLRSRIGGLLLLDGPENGRYGGMLLEDKLVRYRKDTRLAGMINPDFFQRSNSTLEKFLRDKGLFSMVATYDASTPLEPFIEARGRLYLEMAKHVWSLDELGLTAPAPAGPAAPVRRTRANVRFRDLVEARLLDAGVRLIGRRRGEVHYARVRPEGTIETEEGSVAASPTEAMRNVVGSARDPWSFWKVEGTDEELDVVRQRYLRRDS; encoded by the coding sequence ATGGCCAAGCGAAGAAACAAATCCGGCAAGGGCGAGGTAAAAGAACTGGTTCGGGCTCGCGATCAGTCGGTCGAGGCGGCGTTCAGCAACAAGTGGTTCCTTCTCGACTTCTATCAACGGGAATACGTTTGGGAGGAGCAGCAGGTCACGCGGCTGGTGAATGACCTCTCCCGCAAATTCCTCGATCAGTGGCGAGAGTACCATTCGCTGAACGACGTCAAATCCTACGATCCCTATTTTTTGGGCCCGTACATCGTGCATTCGGAGGGTAGCAAGGTCTATCTGGTCGACGGCCAGCAGCGGGTCATCACTCTCATGCTTCTGCTGATCTATCTTCAGCGGCAGCTGACGGCGATGCCGAGTGCCAAGAGCAAAGCCGCCCAATTCCACACGTTGATCATGAACGACCGGTTCGGTAAGAAGCTCTTCCGGGTTGATGCCGATGAGTACGCCGACTGCTTCGACGCCCTGTTGAGTGGCCGCAATCCGCACCTGGACAACGCCCCGGAGGCAATCCGCCGGATCTGGCGGGCATACCTGGTCATCGAGGCCCACTTCAAGGAGAAGTTGCGCAGCGGCGCGCTGGTCCTGTTCGCGGAATGGTTGCTCAACCGGGTGTCGCTGGTCGCCATGGACGCGGGGGATCGCACGCGCGCCGAGGAGATGTACCAGTCCATCAACGACACGGGTCTCCGCCTCTCGCCGATGGATCTTCTCAAGCGTTTTCTGCTCAGTGATGCCGAGGACCCTCGCGCCATGGAGGGAACGTGGACCGAGATGGTGACGGCCCTGGAAGGGGTCGAGCGGGGTGCCGCCTTCGCGTATCTGAGGACCGTTCTGCGGGCCAGGTTCCCCGATGTCGCGCAGATGCCCGGGCCGAGTCTGAACGACGCGACCTTCGAGTGGGTCCGGGTGCACGAGGACGACATCTGGCGCACCCGGGAGCACGGGGATCGAACCCGCCTGGTGACCGATGTGCTCCACCGGTTCCATCAGCCGTACGGCAGGCTTCTGACGGCGCGGTCCGAGTTCGACCCGGCACTTCCGGCCGTCCGGTACAACGCCTTCAACGGCATCGTCGAGCAGTTCGACCTGACCATCGCCGCGCTGCGCCCCGGTGACGAGGATCTGCTGTGGGAGCGCAAGGCCGGCCTGGTGGCGAACTTCCTCGACCTCTTCTACGTGACGCGAACCCTCTACGACGAGCCGGTCGAGCAGAAGGACGTCGACGAACTGGTGTCGGCGGTCATGCCCAGGGTGCGGCAGTCCGAGACCCCTGACGAGCTCGGTCGCGCGCTCGGCGACCATGCGACCGGCTGGCCGGACCGGCTCGACCGTATCCCGGAGCTTCGCTATGACACCAAGCGCAGATTCGTCCACTACGTGCTGGCGCGTCTCACGGCCTGGGTGGAGATGGGTGCCACCAACGGCAAGCCGGATCCGACTGAGAGCTTCCTTAAGCGCCGGGAACAAGACCGCGACTTCGAGATCGAGCACCTGTTCACCAGCAAGGCCTCGGAGTACGCGCACAAGGTGCCGAACGAACAGCTGTACAAGTATCTGCGCAGCCGGATCGGTGGCCTGCTCCTGCTCGACGGGCCGGAGAACGGCAGATACGGCGGGATGCTCCTCGAGGACAAGCTCGTGCGCTATCGGAAGGACACCCGGCTGGCTGGGATGATCAATCCGGACTTCTTCCAGCGCAGCAACAGCACCCTGGAGAAGTTCCTCCGGGACAAGGGGCTCTTCTCGATGGTGGCGACCTACGACGCGAGCACTCCGCTGGAGCCGTTCATCGAGGCTCGTGGCCGGCTCTACCTCGAGATGGCCAAGCACGTCTGGAGCCTGGACGAACTCGGGCTGACAGCTCCGGCTCCGGCCGGGCCCGCCGCGCCGGTCAGGCGCACCCGCGCGAATGTTCGGTTCCGCGATCTGGTGGAGGCGCGGCTCCTCGACGCCGGCGTCCGCCTCATCGGTCGCCGCCGCGGCGAGGTGCACTATGCCCGCGTCCGTCCGGAGGGAACCATCGAGACCGAGGAGGGCTCTGTCGCGGCCTCGCCCACCGAGGCGATGCGAAACGTCGTCGGGTCGGCTCGCGATCCCTGGAGCTTCTGGAAGGTGGAGGGAACGGATGAGGAACTCGACGTGGTCCGGCAGCGCTACCTGAGGCGTGATTCATGA
- a CDS encoding glycosyl hydrolase yields the protein MKIPRPVWTAGAALALLGTSLIDAPTASAFPATPKSAVVNYLKSITGTSIVSGQHNKEPASQPGQYTQQVHDITGQWPGLWGGDMMFTSTDIANRQSVINQAKTEWANGSLVALTWHACSPTVGASCDFDGGVKTSITDAQFQQIVTGGTALNQTWRNRMAAVVPYLKQLKDAGVPVLWRPFHEMNESWNWWGHRPGANGSAKIYQQMRDYFDSQGLTNLIWVWNVQDNPTANWSQYYPGSNYVDVVTLDAWYKSYPSSADYAQIQSIAAGKPIAIAEMGKVPTASLLSSQPKWAYFMIWSEQLRGSNTNAEIQTAYFLPRVLNQGEVHVS from the coding sequence ATGAAAATCCCCCGTCCCGTCTGGACCGCCGGCGCCGCGCTCGCGCTGCTCGGCACGAGCCTGATCGACGCGCCGACGGCCTCGGCGTTCCCGGCCACCCCGAAATCGGCAGTCGTCAACTACCTGAAGTCGATCACCGGCACGTCGATCGTCTCCGGGCAGCACAACAAGGAGCCGGCCAGCCAGCCCGGCCAGTACACCCAGCAGGTGCACGACATCACCGGCCAGTGGCCGGGCCTGTGGGGTGGCGACATGATGTTCACCAGCACCGACATCGCCAACCGGCAGAGCGTGATCAACCAGGCCAAGACCGAGTGGGCCAACGGCTCGCTGGTCGCGCTCACCTGGCACGCCTGCTCCCCCACCGTCGGCGCGAGCTGCGACTTCGACGGCGGCGTGAAGACCAGCATCACCGACGCGCAGTTCCAGCAGATCGTCACCGGCGGCACCGCGCTCAACCAGACGTGGCGCAACCGGATGGCCGCCGTCGTACCGTATCTGAAGCAGTTGAAGGACGCCGGTGTCCCGGTGCTCTGGCGGCCGTTCCACGAGATGAACGAGAGCTGGAACTGGTGGGGCCATCGGCCGGGCGCCAACGGCTCCGCCAAGATCTACCAGCAGATGCGTGATTACTTCGACAGCCAGGGCCTGACCAACCTGATCTGGGTGTGGAACGTCCAGGACAACCCGACGGCCAACTGGTCGCAGTACTACCCGGGCAGCAACTACGTCGACGTGGTCACGCTCGACGCCTGGTACAAGAGCTACCCGTCGTCAGCCGACTACGCGCAGATCCAGTCGATAGCGGCCGGCAAGCCGATCGCCATCGCCGAGATGGGCAAGGTGCCGACGGCGTCCCTGCTCAGCAGCCAGCCGAAATGGGCCTACTTCATGATCTGGTCCGAGCAGCTGCGCGGCAGCAACACCAACGCCGAGATCCAGACGGCGTACTTCCTCCCCCGCGTCCTCAACCAGGGCGAAGTCCACGTGAGCTGA
- a CDS encoding LacI family DNA-binding transcriptional regulator: protein MGQAQRRVGLVLARASRVLGEEPFYHEFIEGLERMLTPAGVSVLVKVVTDRQAENETYERWAERRRVDGVILVDLAADDDRLALVDRLGLPAVLLGAPSAASGLPTVWTDDAGYAREAVRFLAGRGHRVIGHISGPPSLVHTRLRQQGAQSEAEALGVTVVQAEGDYSYESGRAATAGLLPRQPTAIICDNDLMALAALDTLRDRELAVPADMSVVAWDDSALCQLATPALSAISHDVAGIGEIAANAMLDAMAGKPPAVYQAPLAHLVARDSTN from the coding sequence GTGGGACAGGCGCAGCGGCGGGTCGGTCTGGTTCTCGCGCGTGCGTCGCGGGTGCTCGGCGAGGAGCCGTTCTACCACGAGTTCATCGAGGGCCTGGAGCGGATGCTGACTCCGGCCGGGGTCTCCGTGCTGGTCAAGGTGGTCACCGACAGGCAGGCGGAGAACGAGACGTACGAGCGGTGGGCCGAGCGCCGGCGGGTCGACGGGGTGATCCTGGTCGACCTCGCCGCCGACGACGACCGGCTGGCGCTGGTGGACCGGCTCGGCCTGCCCGCGGTGCTGCTCGGCGCGCCGTCGGCGGCGTCCGGGCTGCCGACGGTGTGGACCGACGACGCCGGTTACGCGCGGGAGGCGGTCCGCTTCCTGGCCGGCCGCGGGCACCGGGTGATCGGGCACATCAGCGGTCCGCCCTCCTTGGTGCACACCCGGCTGCGCCAGCAGGGCGCGCAGTCCGAGGCGGAGGCGCTGGGCGTCACCGTGGTGCAGGCGGAGGGCGATTATTCGTACGAGTCGGGCCGCGCCGCCACGGCCGGCCTGCTCCCCCGCCAACCCACCGCGATCATCTGTGACAACGACCTGATGGCCCTGGCCGCCCTGGACACCCTGCGCGATCGCGAGCTGGCCGTGCCGGCGGACATGTCGGTGGTCGCCTGGGACGACTCGGCGCTGTGCCAGCTCGCCACCCCGGCCCTCTCCGCGATCAGCCACGACGTGGCCGGCATCGGCGAGATCGCGGCGAACGCGATGCTCGACGCGATGGCCGGCAAGCCGCCGGCGGTCTACCAGGCGCCGCTCGCCCACCTGGTGGCCCGCGACAGCACCAACTGA
- a CDS encoding ROK family transcriptional regulator gives MARRETSVAGPGSRALVVDVVRSAVSISRVELAERTGLTQPSISNIVRDLIADGVIHETGSADSVRGKPRKLLAITAANRFGIGFQLGPDTVTCVAIDLTGGVVGREVVPFDGVDLTDRLAERFDDFMADLDLPRDRIEGLAIVAPTARPGDEAAGPELSAVRAGLADRLGLPVLVENDAAAAALGEFWSRRVSREQAFGSVYLSAGIGAGLVFGGALHRGASFDAGELGHVSIAYDGRPCPCGNRGCVERYASMAATVDAARDAGLPVEQRSMFTAYDAIAHAAVGGDPKAFAILDQAATYLSVAVVSMVNLLDLGRVVLTGPGVAVAGSIYARRLRAALAGTAHARLRHEIVVELSAQPRDAAGIGAAALVVQASIAPGHTAGPPAGDS, from the coding sequence ATGGCACGTCGGGAGACCTCGGTGGCCGGGCCGGGCAGCCGGGCACTGGTGGTGGACGTCGTCCGCTCCGCGGTGTCGATCAGCCGGGTGGAGCTCGCCGAGCGTACCGGCCTCACCCAGCCGTCGATCTCCAACATCGTGCGGGACCTGATCGCCGACGGGGTCATCCACGAGACCGGGTCGGCCGACTCGGTCCGGGGCAAGCCGCGCAAGCTGCTCGCGATCACCGCCGCCAACCGGTTCGGCATCGGGTTCCAGCTCGGGCCGGACACGGTGACCTGCGTGGCCATCGACCTGACCGGCGGCGTGGTGGGCCGCGAGGTGGTCCCGTTCGACGGGGTGGACCTGACCGACCGGCTGGCCGAGCGGTTCGACGACTTCATGGCCGATCTGGACCTGCCCCGCGACCGGATCGAGGGCCTGGCCATCGTGGCGCCGACCGCCCGCCCCGGTGACGAGGCGGCCGGCCCGGAGCTGTCCGCCGTGCGGGCCGGGCTCGCCGACCGGCTGGGCCTCCCGGTGCTGGTGGAGAACGACGCCGCGGCCGCCGCGCTGGGCGAGTTCTGGAGCCGCCGGGTGTCGCGGGAGCAGGCGTTCGGCAGCGTCTACCTGTCCGCCGGGATCGGCGCCGGGCTGGTCTTCGGCGGGGCGCTGCACCGGGGCGCGAGCTTCGACGCCGGCGAGCTGGGGCACGTGTCGATCGCGTACGACGGACGGCCCTGCCCGTGCGGCAACCGGGGTTGTGTCGAGCGGTACGCCTCGATGGCGGCGACCGTCGACGCGGCACGCGACGCCGGTCTGCCGGTCGAGCAGAGGAGCATGTTCACCGCGTACGACGCGATCGCGCACGCCGCGGTGGGCGGCGACCCGAAAGCCTTCGCCATCCTGGACCAGGCGGCCACCTACCTGAGCGTCGCGGTGGTCTCCATGGTCAATCTGCTCGACCTGGGCCGGGTCGTGCTGACCGGGCCGGGCGTGGCGGTCGCCGGGTCGATCTACGCCCGCCGGCTGCGCGCGGCGCTGGCCGGCACCGCCCATGCCCGGCTCCGCCACGAGATCGTGGTGGAGCTGTCGGCGCAGCCCCGGGACGCGGCCGGGATCGGCGCGGCGGCGCTCGTCGTGCAGGCGTCGATCGCGCCCGGGCACACCGCCGGGCCGCCCGCCGGCGACAGCTGA